The Lonsdalea populi genome window below encodes:
- the trxA gene encoding thioredoxin TrxA yields the protein MSDKIIHLTDGTFDKDVLQAEGVTLVDFWAEWCGPCKMIAPILNEISEEYADRLTVAKLNIDENPATAPKYGIRGIPTLLLFKNGEVAATKVGALSKGQLKEFIEANL from the coding sequence ATGAGCGATAAAATTATTCACCTGACCGACGGCACTTTCGATAAAGATGTATTGCAGGCCGAGGGCGTAACGCTGGTTGATTTCTGGGCTGAATGGTGTGGTCCTTGTAAAATGATCGCTCCTATTCTGAATGAAATCTCCGAGGAATACGCGGACAGACTCACTGTAGCCAAACTCAACATTGATGAAAACCCGGCGACGGCACCTAAATACGGCATTCGCGGAATCCCGACGCTGCTGCTGTTTAAAAATGGCGAAGTGGCGGCCACGAAAGTCGGCGCATTATCCAAAGGTCAGTTGAAAGAGTTCATCGAAGCTAACCTGTAA
- the wecA gene encoding UDP-N-acetylglucosamine--undecaprenyl-phosphate N-acetylglucosaminephosphotransferase, with product MNLLMMSTQLASTFLFSFLFLLLARKVARKNGLVDRPNFRKRHQGLIPLVGGISVYAGVCFTFLMTDDYIPHARLYLVCAGILVVVGALDDRFDISVRLRATVQAAVAAAMMGFAGLTLQHLGYIFGDWNLSLGPFNYLLTLFAVWAAINAFNMVDGIDGLLGGLSSVSFGAIGILLYRSGNHSLALWSFSMIAATLPYILLNLGAFGRRYKVFMGDAGSTMMGFTAIWLLLQSTQGEGHPINPVTALWIIAIPLMDMVAIMYRRLRKGMSPFSADRQHIHHLIMRAGFTSRQAFVLITLSAAMLAAIGMAGEFLPFIPEWLMLALFLLMFSLYGFCLKRAWRVARFVKRVKRQLRERSYSQPR from the coding sequence GTGAACTTACTCATGATGAGTACTCAATTAGCGTCTACATTTCTGTTTTCTTTTCTTTTTCTGCTGCTGGCTCGCAAAGTAGCGAGAAAAAACGGGCTGGTTGATCGCCCTAACTTCCGCAAGCGCCATCAGGGACTGATACCCTTGGTGGGGGGGATTTCGGTTTATGCCGGGGTCTGCTTCACTTTTCTCATGACCGATGACTACATTCCCCATGCCCGCCTCTATCTGGTCTGCGCGGGCATTCTGGTCGTCGTCGGTGCGCTCGACGATCGCTTTGACATCAGCGTGCGACTACGCGCTACGGTGCAGGCGGCGGTCGCGGCGGCGATGATGGGATTTGCCGGTCTGACGCTCCAGCACCTGGGTTACATCTTCGGGGACTGGAATCTCAGTCTCGGGCCTTTCAATTATCTGCTGACGCTATTCGCCGTTTGGGCCGCGATCAATGCGTTCAATATGGTGGATGGCATCGACGGGCTGTTGGGCGGTCTATCCAGCGTGTCTTTCGGTGCGATCGGTATTCTGCTTTACCGCAGCGGCAACCATAGCCTGGCGCTGTGGAGTTTTTCGATGATTGCCGCGACCTTACCCTATATCCTCCTGAATCTCGGCGCTTTCGGCCGGCGATATAAAGTGTTTATGGGCGATGCGGGCAGCACCATGATGGGCTTTACGGCGATTTGGCTCCTGTTGCAAAGTACGCAGGGAGAAGGGCATCCCATCAATCCGGTGACGGCGCTGTGGATCATCGCCATACCGCTGATGGATATGGTGGCCATTATGTATCGCCGTTTGCGCAAAGGTATGAGTCCGTTTTCCGCGGATCGCCAGCATATCCATCATTTGATCATGCGGGCAGGCTTCACCTCTCGTCAGGCGTTTGTGCTGATTACGCTGTCAGCCGCCATGCTGGCGGCGATAGGCATGGCGGGAGAGTTTCTGCCCTTCATTCCTGAATGGCTGATGCTCGCCTTATTCCTGCTCATGTTTTCCCTCTACGGCTTCTGCCTGAAACGCGCGTGGCGGGTTGCGCGTTTTGTGAAGCGGGTAAAACGTCAGCTGCGCGAGCGGTCTTACTCACAACCACGATAA
- the rhlB gene encoding ATP-dependent RNA helicase RhlB, with protein sequence MSKTHLTEQKFSDFALHPQVIEALESKGFHNCTPIQALTLPLTLSGRDVAGQAQTGTGKTLAFLASTFHYLLSHPTSAERETNQPRALIMAPTRELAVQIHADAEALAKATGLKLGLAYGGDGYDKQLKVLESGVDILIGTTGRLIDYAKQDYVNLGAIQVVVLDEADRMYDLGFIKDIRWLFRRMPATDQRLNMLFSATLSYRVRELAFEQMNNAEYVEVEPEQKTGHRIKEELFYPSNEEKMRLLQTLIEEEWPDRCIIFANTKHRCEDVWGHLAADGHRVGLLTGDVPQKKRLRILEDFTHGNIDILVATDVAARGLHIPLVTHVFNYDLPDDCEDYVHRIGRTGRAGESGCSISLACEEYALNLPAIEEYTGHRIPVSKYNSEALLSDFPPPKRLTRPRSASGPRRQNSQRRSSSPRHNNRRRQD encoded by the coding sequence ATGAGCAAAACACACTTAACCGAACAGAAGTTTTCCGACTTCGCACTGCACCCGCAGGTTATAGAAGCGCTTGAAAGTAAAGGGTTTCATAACTGCACGCCGATTCAGGCGCTGACATTACCGCTGACGTTGTCAGGCCGTGATGTCGCAGGTCAGGCGCAAACCGGTACCGGCAAGACGCTGGCGTTTCTGGCGTCTACTTTCCATTATCTGCTTTCCCATCCCACTTCGGCTGAACGCGAAACCAACCAGCCTCGTGCGCTGATTATGGCGCCGACGCGTGAACTCGCCGTGCAGATCCATGCAGACGCCGAAGCGCTGGCTAAAGCCACCGGATTGAAACTGGGCCTGGCCTATGGCGGCGACGGCTACGACAAACAGCTGAAAGTGCTGGAGAGCGGCGTCGATATTCTGATCGGCACCACAGGTCGTCTGATCGACTATGCGAAGCAGGACTACGTTAATCTGGGCGCGATTCAGGTTGTGGTGCTGGATGAAGCGGATCGTATGTACGATCTGGGCTTCATTAAGGATATCCGTTGGCTGTTCCGACGCATGCCGGCCACCGATCAGCGTCTCAACATGCTGTTTTCCGCCACGCTGTCCTATCGTGTCCGCGAACTCGCTTTCGAGCAGATGAACAACGCGGAATATGTGGAAGTGGAGCCGGAACAGAAAACCGGTCACCGGATCAAAGAAGAGCTGTTCTATCCGTCTAACGAAGAGAAGATGCGTCTGCTGCAGACTCTCATCGAGGAAGAGTGGCCGGATCGTTGCATTATCTTCGCCAATACCAAGCACCGTTGCGAAGACGTTTGGGGTCATCTGGCCGCCGATGGTCACCGCGTCGGACTGCTGACCGGTGATGTGCCGCAGAAAAAACGCCTGCGCATTCTGGAAGATTTCACCCACGGCAATATCGACATTCTGGTTGCCACCGATGTCGCCGCGCGCGGCCTGCATATTCCGCTGGTTACGCACGTCTTCAACTACGACCTGCCGGATGATTGCGAAGATTACGTTCACCGTATCGGTCGTACCGGCCGTGCTGGCGAAAGCGGCTGTTCCATCAGCCTGGCCTGCGAAGAGTACGCGCTGAATCTGCCTGCGATTGAAGAGTATACCGGGCACCGTATTCCGGTCAGCAAGTACAACAGCGAAGCGTTGCTGAGTGATTTTCCGCCTCCGAAACGCCTGACGCGTCCGCGTTCTGCTTCCGGTCCGCGCCGCCAGAATTCGCAGCGCCGCAGCAGTAGTCCTCGTCACAACAACCGTAGACGGCAGG
- the rho gene encoding transcription termination factor Rho, with protein sequence MNLTELKNTPVSELITLGENMGLENLARMRKQDIIFAILKQHAKSGEDIFGDGVLEILQDGFGFLRSADSSYLAGPDDIYVSPSQIRRFNLRTGDTISGKIRPPKEGERYFALLKVNEVNYDKPENARSKILFENLTPLHANSRLRMERGNGSTEDLTARVLDLASPIGRGQRGLIVAPPKAGKTMLLQNIAQSIAYNHPDCVLMVLLIDERPEEVTEMQRLVKGEVIASTFDEPASRHVQVAEMVIEKAKRLVEHKKDVIILLDSITRLARAYNTVVPSSGKVLTGGVDANALHRPKRFFGAARNVEEGGSLTIIATALVDTGSKMDEVIYEEFKGTGNMELHLSRKIAEKRVFPAIDYNRSGTRKEELLASSEELQKMWILRKIIHPMGEIDAMEFLINKLAMTKTNDEFFDMMKRS encoded by the coding sequence ATGAATCTTACCGAATTAAAGAATACGCCAGTTTCTGAGTTAATCACTCTTGGCGAAAATATGGGGCTGGAAAACCTAGCCCGTATGCGTAAACAGGACATCATTTTCGCCATACTGAAGCAGCATGCAAAGAGTGGCGAAGATATTTTCGGCGATGGTGTGCTGGAGATATTGCAGGATGGGTTTGGTTTTCTTCGTTCCGCCGACAGCTCCTACCTCGCCGGTCCTGATGACATCTACGTTTCCCCCAGCCAAATCCGTCGTTTTAATCTCCGTACTGGCGATACCATTTCCGGTAAAATTCGCCCCCCCAAAGAAGGCGAACGCTACTTCGCTCTGCTGAAAGTTAATGAAGTCAACTACGACAAACCGGAAAATGCCCGCAGTAAGATTCTGTTCGAAAACCTGACGCCACTGCATGCCAATTCGCGTCTGCGTATGGAACGCGGCAACGGTTCGACTGAAGATTTGACGGCTCGCGTGCTGGATTTGGCTTCTCCGATCGGCCGTGGTCAGCGTGGCCTGATTGTGGCGCCGCCGAAAGCGGGTAAAACCATGCTGCTGCAGAATATCGCGCAGAGCATCGCCTACAATCACCCGGACTGCGTGCTGATGGTGCTGCTGATCGACGAACGTCCGGAAGAAGTGACCGAGATGCAGCGTCTGGTGAAAGGCGAAGTTATCGCTTCCACCTTTGACGAACCGGCATCTCGCCACGTTCAGGTTGCCGAAATGGTGATTGAGAAAGCAAAACGTCTGGTTGAGCACAAGAAAGACGTCATCATTCTGCTGGACTCCATTACCCGTCTGGCTCGCGCCTACAACACGGTCGTTCCGTCCTCCGGTAAAGTGTTGACCGGTGGGGTAGACGCCAACGCCCTGCATCGTCCGAAGCGTTTCTTCGGTGCGGCACGTAACGTTGAGGAAGGCGGGAGCCTGACCATCATCGCCACCGCGCTGGTTGATACCGGTTCGAAGATGGATGAAGTGATTTACGAAGAGTTTAAAGGCACGGGTAACATGGAACTGCACCTCTCTCGTAAAATCGCAGAAAAACGCGTCTTCCCGGCCATTGACTACAACCGTTCCGGTACGCGTAAAGAAGAGCTGCTTGCCAGCTCCGAGGAACTGCAGAAAATGTGGATTCTTCGTAAGATCATCCATCCGATGGGTGAGATCGACGCCATGGAATTCCTGATCAACAAGCTGGCCATGACGAAGACCAACGATGAGTTCTTCGACATGATGAAACGTTCGTAA